Proteins from one Cryptomeria japonica chromosome 4, Sugi_1.0, whole genome shotgun sequence genomic window:
- the LOC131027273 gene encoding GRAS family protein RAM1-like: MVATDNGTHPLSPSDCSVNPFLWEADGPELDEHPVIATDDSFALLNNEMLRSGEEPVSHSLFEIFDFNEEIINSDMMSGQFEDFSEPENLHVAADNSLHGEQIYNEIPPKLCDQIMNFQGGNGVGTSINNGLDCGVNLSGEEEERVQLVQLVLASGEMIGNEEYDDAALLVSKCKKLSSQLGSPTQRLVYYISDALQQRIQRNTLGISNNAAKPVSNLAFEIDSLFDVNEFSVLAAYYNSVLPYIKLLQFTSVQAIIDAVGNEKRIHVIDLAMRTGSQWTVLMEFLAHRAATSTTSRRQFLKITVVGRNGEELRKIGKRLEELAKSLDIPFSYKMVEIQNLEEIKEGLFTVKSSEALAVYAPIILRSLLYDPVLLVDVLCIFKKLKPRIMVAVEVEAKHNSSCFVNRLREVLYNYCAFFDMLDVIFPDRNDIKRVKYEELLEGNQIRNILVFEGKERTIRHVTSDVWRVFFTEAGFKEMSFSFHALYQARLLLKEYVSGQYYTLQPDGHAIIVRWKGTPLMAVSAWTVIK; encoded by the coding sequence ATGGTTGCAACTGATAATGGGACTCATCCTTTATCTCCATCAGATTGTTCAGTCAATCCATTTCTGTGGGAGGCAGATGGTCCTGAGCTTGATGAACATCCTGTAATAGCCACGGATGACAGCTTTGCATTGCTAAACAATGAAATGCTTCGTTCCGGGGAGGAGCCAGTGAGCCATTCTTTATTTGAAATCTTTGATTTCAACGAAGAGATAATAAATAGTGATATGATGTCTGGACAGTTTGAAGATTTTTCTGAACCAGAGAATCTCCATGTTGCCGCTGATAATTCCTTGCATGGAGAACAAATTTATAATGAGATCCCACCAAAGTTGTGTGACCAAATTATGAATTTCCAAGGAGGAAATGGAGTTGGAACGTCCATTAATAATGGCCTCGATTGTGGAGTGAATTTGAGTGGAGAGGAAGAAGAGAGGGTGCAATTGGTTCAACTTGTGTTAGCATCAGGAGAAATGATAGGCAACGAGGAATATGATGACGCTGCCCTGCTGGTGAGTAAATGCAAGAAATTGTCTTCACAGCTGGGGAGTCCCACACAGAGGCTCGTCTATTATATCTCCGACGCCCTACAGCAGAGAATCCAACGCAACACTCTCGGCATTTCAAATAACGCAGCTAAGCCAGTTTCAAATTTGGCCTTCGAAATTGATTCATTATTTGACGTAAATGAATTTTCTGTTCTCGCTGCTTACTATAACAGTGTTCTGCCGTATATCAAATTGCTGCAGTTCACGTCTGTGCAGGCAATCATAGACGCCGTGGGGAATGAAAAGAGAATTCATGTAATTGATCTGGCAATGCGAACTGGGTCGCAATGGACAGTATTAAtggaatttcttgcacacagagCTGCGACTTCTACTACCTCTAGGCGTCAGTTTCTAAAGATTACAGTAGTTGGAAGGAATGGCGAAGAGCTTCGGAAAATCGGGAAAAGACTTGAAGAGCTCGCTAAATCTTTGGATATTCCCTTCTCGTACAAGATGGTGGAGATCCAAAACTTAGAGGAGATTAAGGAAGGTCTATTTACTGTAAAATCAAGTGAGGCATTGGCGGTTTACGCTCCAATTATTCTGAGAAGTTTGTTATACGACCCGGTTCTTCTGGTAGATGTTCTATGCATTTTCAAGAAGCTAAAGCCTCGGATAATGGTGGCTGTCGAAGTAGAAGCCAAGCATAATTCTTCATGTTTTGTGAATAGATTGAGGGAGGTGCTTTACAATTACTGTGCGTTTTTTGATATGTTAGATGTTATCTTTCCTGACAGAAATGATATTAAAAGGGTAAAGTATGAAGAATTACTTGAAGGAAATCAGATAAGGAATATATTAGTGTTTGAGGGGAAAGAGAGGACAATTAGGCATGTTACAAGTGACGTGTGGAGGGTTTTCTTCACAGAAGCAGGGTTCAAGGAAATGAGCTTCAGTTTTCACGCTTTGTATCAGGCAAGATTATTGTTAAAGGAATATGTTTCCGGACAGTATTATACACTGCAGCCTGATGGGCATGCAATAATTGTAAGGTGGAAAGGAACGCCATTAATGGCCGTCTCGGCATGGACTGTTATCAAATGA